DNA sequence from the Streptomyces canus genome:
CTCCGCGGACGCGGTGGTGCGGCCTGCGACGACCTTCTTCCCGACCATGGAACCCCCTCGTTGGCGAGCAGCACTATCCGACTGCGCATGCTTGGATAGTGCCGGTATCCGAGAGGGGGTGCAAGAGATGCGGCTGGCCGAACTCAGCGAGCACAGCGGTGTGTCCACCGCGACGATCAAGTACTACCTGCGCGAAGGGCTGTTGCCGCCGGGCCGCCAGATCAACGCCACGACGGCCGAGTACGACGAGGAGCATCTACGTCGGCTGCGGCTGGTGCGCGCGATGATCCAGGTGGGCCGAGTGCCGGTGGCGAAGGTGCGCGAGGTCCTCGGACACGTGGACGACGACTCCCTGGGCCGCTCGATCCGTCTCGGCGCGGCGCTGTGGGCCCTGCCGCAGGTGCCCGAGCCGGACGAGGACGACGAGTACGTCCGGGCCGCGCACCAGGAGGTCACCGCACTCCTGGACCGGCTCGACTGGGAGAACGCCAAGCAGCTGACGACCATCTCCCCCGCGTACCGCTCGCTGGTGGTGGCGGTGGCCGCGTTCCGCCGGCTCGGCTACGCGTGGGGAGCCGAACAGCTCGCGCCGTACGCCGAGTTGATGCACCGGACAGCCGTCCTCGACCTGGACAACCTGGAGACGCACCCGTCGGAGGCGGAGTGGATCGAGTTCGCGATCCTGGGCGCGATCCTCAACGAGCCGCTGCTGCAGTCGCTGCACCGGCTGGCCCAGGAGGAGGAGTCGACGCGGCGCTACGGCTTCGCATGACCCGGGCACGGCGAAGGCCCTCCACCGAAGTGAAGGGCCTTCCTCTACGTACCCCCGACCGGATTCGAACCGGCGCTACCGCCTTGAGAGGGCGGCGTGCTAGGCCGCTACACAACGGGGGCGTGGAGCCTGCGTTTCCGCAGGTCCGAGCTGGTCTACCTGGACTCGAACCAAGAATGACGGTACCAGAAACCGTAGTGTTGCCAATTACACCATAGACCAAGGTGATTTAGAGTAAATCGTACCCCCGACCGGATTCGAACCGGCGCTACCGCCTTGAGAGGGCGGCGTGCTAGGCCGCTACACAACGGGGGCCCTAGCGATCCTGCATGAACGTCAGCGGGTGCGACCCTGACTGACCCTCCGGGAAGGATCTGTACCCCCGACCGGATTCGAACCGGCGCTACTGCCTTGAGAGGGCAGCGTGCTAGGCCGCTACACAACGGGGGCTTCGCGGAGTTGATCTCCGCCTTTGCAGATGAGCTCTGCGAGCTGGCCTACCTGGACTCGAACCAAGACTAACTGAACCAGAATCAGTCGTGCTGCCAATTACACCATAGGCCACTGGAACTCAAGCCCCTACGGGGATCTTGTTCTAGTTTGCTCCTCCGGATCCCGGCCTTTCGGCCCGCTCCCCGGCGGCGCAGGAAGAACATTACCTGAAGGTGGACGGGGCTCCAAAACGACTATCCGCGCCGAGGATCGCGGGGAGTTCGGCGAGCGAGGCGATGCGCCGCGGTCCGGCGGGGGTGGGGACATGGGCGTGCACACTGCCGTCGCGGTCGACCCAGACCGACAGCAGTCCGGCCTCGGCGGCGCCCCGGCCGTCGATCTCCGGGTGGTCGCCGACGTACGCCACCTGGTGCGGGGCCAGCTCCAGGGCGTCACAGGCCGCGAGGAAGGCTCCGGCCTCGGGCTTGGAGACGCCCAGTTCGGCGGCGCACAGGATGACCTCGAAGCGGTCGTGCACGCCGAGCACGCGCAGCTTGTGGTCCTGGACGCGGATGCTGGAGTTGGACAGCACGGCGTGTCGGTGACTGGCGGCGAGGGCGTCGAGGGCGGGCAGCACGTCGGGGAAGAGGGTCCAGGCGGTCTCGTAGTGCGCGATGTACCGCTGGAACCAGGCGTCCGCCTCCGTGTCGGTCAGCTCCTCGCCCAGGAACACCC
Encoded proteins:
- a CDS encoding MerR family transcriptional regulator; this encodes MRLAELSEHSGVSTATIKYYLREGLLPPGRQINATTAEYDEEHLRRLRLVRAMIQVGRVPVAKVREVLGHVDDDSLGRSIRLGAALWALPQVPEPDEDDEYVRAAHQEVTALLDRLDWENAKQLTTISPAYRSLVVAVAAFRRLGYAWGAEQLAPYAELMHRTAVLDLDNLETHPSEAEWIEFAILGAILNEPLLQSLHRLAQEEESTRRYGFA
- a CDS encoding HAD family hydrolase, with protein sequence MSIRAVVWDVDDTLFDYTGADRIGMRLHLAAEGLLEAYENVEQAIVRWRAITETQWARFSAGEVDFQGQRRDRVRVFLGEELTDTEADAWFQRYIAHYETAWTLFPDVLPALDALAASHRHAVLSNSSIRVQDHKLRVLGVHDRFEVILCAAELGVSKPEAGAFLAACDALELAPHQVAYVGDHPEIDGRGAAEAGLLSVWVDRDGSVHAHVPTPAGPRRIASLAELPAILGADSRFGAPSTFR